The Campylobacter concisus genome has a window encoding:
- a CDS encoding pyridoxal phosphate-dependent aminotransferase: MQLANRMQTLSESITIAISTKAKEMKAAGIDVISLSAGEPDFMTPKKIRETVKNALDNDSKSGKYTPVPGLPEVIDAIRAKLKRDNGLDYKANQIVTNIGAKHSLFNVFQALINPGDEVIIPSPYWVSYPEIVKFCGGVPVFIEADESTNFKVTAEQLKKAITPKTKVFSLNHPINPTGAVYTKEEIAAFGEVLKGTDIIITSDEIYEKVIYGKEFHAVASVSDDLFKRTVTINGLSKCGAMPGWRFGYIASPMDWLIAGIKKLQSQSTSNISSIVQIGAIPSLLGETDEDIENMRKEYEKRRDVAVEMINAIPGLSVVKPDGAFYLFVKCKDVDSDSLRFCKKMLEEVNVATVPGVGFGMDGYFRISFATDIESIKRAIERIANFVKSYKI, translated from the coding sequence ATGCAACTAGCAAACAGAATGCAAACATTGAGCGAGTCAATCACAATCGCGATCAGCACAAAGGCCAAAGAGATGAAGGCTGCTGGCATCGACGTGATCTCACTTTCAGCTGGTGAGCCTGACTTTATGACTCCAAAAAAGATAAGAGAAACTGTAAAAAACGCACTTGATAACGATAGCAAAAGCGGCAAATACACGCCAGTACCAGGTTTGCCTGAGGTCATTGATGCCATTAGAGCAAAGCTAAAAAGAGATAACGGACTTGACTACAAAGCAAATCAAATCGTCACAAACATCGGTGCAAAACACTCACTTTTTAATGTATTTCAAGCGCTTATCAACCCAGGTGACGAGGTCATCATCCCATCTCCATACTGGGTGAGCTACCCTGAGATCGTTAAATTTTGTGGCGGCGTGCCTGTCTTTATCGAAGCAGACGAGAGCACAAATTTCAAAGTCACAGCCGAGCAGCTAAAAAAAGCGATCACGCCAAAAACGAAAGTCTTTTCGCTAAATCACCCGATAAATCCAACTGGGGCCGTATATACAAAAGAGGAGATCGCGGCATTTGGCGAGGTTTTAAAGGGCACTGACATCATCATCACAAGCGATGAAATTTATGAAAAAGTGATCTATGGCAAAGAATTTCACGCCGTAGCCTCTGTAAGTGATGATCTTTTTAAAAGAACAGTTACGATAAACGGACTAAGCAAGTGTGGCGCGATGCCTGGCTGGAGATTTGGCTATATAGCAAGCCCGATGGACTGGCTAATTGCTGGCATCAAAAAGCTTCAAAGCCAAAGCACAAGCAACATCAGCTCAATCGTGCAAATAGGCGCTATCCCATCGCTTCTAGGCGAAACTGACGAAGACATCGAAAACATGAGAAAAGAGTATGAAAAAAGACGCGACGTGGCAGTTGAGATGATAAATGCTATCCCTGGGCTAAGCGTAGTTAAGCCTGATGGCGCGTTTTATCTATTTGTAAAATGCAAAGATGTAGATAGCGACTCACTTAGATTTTGCAAAAAAATGCTTGAAGAGGTAAATGTAGCGACCGTGCCAGGAGTTGGCTTTGGTATGGATGGATACTTTAGAATTTCCTTTGCAACAGACATCGAGAGCATAAAAAGAGCGATCGAGAGGATCGCAAATTTTGTAAAAAGCTACAAAATTTAA
- the speA gene encoding biosynthetic arginine decarboxylase, giving the protein MNDFGLSIWGNSNFVIEDGKVCINEASKPAIIDIVKEIRDDGYRGPLLLRFPHLIQKQIEQIHASFAKAKKEFAYKGSFNAVFPLKVNQYPGFVKNLVRLGKPYNYGLEAGSKAELLLTMAYNNDKAPITVNGFKDKEMINIGFIAAEMGHNITLTIEGLNELEAIIAIAKERFKPKPKIGLRVRLHSTGSGLWAKSGGIHSKFGLTSTELIEAVKMLKKANLLENFTMIHFHIGSQISEIHPLKKALIEAGNIYAELRKMGATNLKAINLGGGLAIEYSQFKEESSRNYTLNEYANDVVYMLKTISEQKKEIEPDIFIESGRYIAASHALLVAPVLELFSQEYTEEKLNLKKNNPNLITELVDLYKSIKPSNALEYLHDAIHHTESILTLFDLGYVDLQDRSNAEVLLRLISKKAVVMLGNKSNSSDLTKIQKEVQERYLLNFSIFQSLPDFWGLKQNFPIMPLDRLDERPTLPASIWDITCDSDGEISYDDEKNPLLLHDVDVEKEDYFLGFFLVGAYQEVIGMKHNLFTHPTEATVEITSDGYKITNLLESQSILDIMEDMDYDIYEIQDTLNERLEKSTLINETQKKQILGELYLFLNDNSYLKTIN; this is encoded by the coding sequence ATGAATGATTTTGGACTTAGCATTTGGGGCAATTCAAATTTTGTGATAGAAGATGGCAAAGTCTGCATAAACGAAGCTAGCAAGCCAGCGATCATCGACATCGTTAAAGAGATAAGAGACGATGGCTATAGAGGGCCGCTACTACTTCGCTTTCCGCACCTTATTCAAAAACAGATCGAGCAGATCCACGCAAGCTTTGCAAAGGCAAAGAAAGAGTTTGCCTACAAAGGCAGCTTTAACGCCGTTTTTCCGCTCAAGGTCAATCAATATCCAGGCTTTGTAAAAAACCTAGTACGCCTTGGCAAGCCCTACAACTACGGCCTTGAGGCTGGTAGCAAGGCTGAGCTACTTTTAACAATGGCTTATAACAACGACAAAGCGCCTATAACGGTAAATGGCTTTAAAGATAAAGAGATGATAAACATAGGCTTTATCGCTGCTGAAATGGGGCATAACATCACGCTAACGATCGAGGGCTTAAACGAGCTTGAAGCGATAATCGCCATCGCAAAAGAGCGCTTTAAACCAAAACCAAAGATCGGACTTAGAGTAAGACTGCACTCGACAGGCTCAGGACTCTGGGCAAAAAGTGGAGGCATACACTCTAAATTTGGACTAACATCAACCGAGCTAATAGAAGCTGTAAAGATGCTAAAAAAGGCAAATTTACTTGAAAACTTCACAATGATACACTTTCACATCGGCTCTCAAATAAGCGAGATCCATCCGCTCAAAAAAGCACTCATCGAGGCTGGCAACATCTACGCTGAGCTTAGAAAAATGGGCGCAACAAATTTAAAAGCGATAAATTTAGGTGGCGGCCTTGCGATCGAGTACTCGCAGTTTAAAGAGGAGAGCAGCAGAAACTACACGCTAAACGAATACGCAAACGACGTTGTTTATATGCTTAAAACTATAAGCGAGCAAAAAAAGGAGATCGAGCCAGATATTTTCATAGAGTCAGGTCGCTATATCGCCGCTTCTCACGCACTTTTAGTCGCTCCTGTGCTTGAGCTATTTTCTCAAGAATACACCGAAGAGAAGCTAAATTTAAAGAAAAACAATCCAAATTTAATAACCGAGCTAGTTGATCTTTACAAGTCAATCAAGCCTTCAAACGCCCTAGAGTACCTGCACGACGCTATCCACCACACCGAGAGCATCCTCACGCTTTTTGACCTAGGCTATGTCGATTTGCAAGATAGATCAAACGCAGAGGTGCTTTTAAGGCTCATTAGCAAAAAAGCTGTCGTGATGCTTGGCAACAAGAGCAACTCAAGCGATCTAACTAAAATTCAAAAAGAGGTTCAAGAGAGATACCTGCTAAATTTCTCGATCTTTCAAAGCTTGCCAGACTTTTGGGGTCTAAAGCAAAATTTCCCTATCATGCCGCTTGACAGGCTAGATGAGCGCCCTACTCTGCCAGCTTCGATCTGGGATATCACATGCGATAGCGACGGCGAGATCAGCTATGATGACGAGAAAAATCCGCTACTTTTGCACGACGTGGATGTGGAAAAGGAGGATTATTTCTTGGGATTTTTCCTAGTTGGCGCATATCAAGAGGTGATCGGCATGAAGCACAACCTCTTTACTCATCCAACAGAAGCTACCGTGGAGATAACAAGCGATGGCTACAAGATCACAAATTTACTAGAGAGCCAGTCGATCCTTGATATCATGGAGGACATGGACTACGATATCTACGAGATCCAAGACACTCTAAATGAGCGCTTAGAGAAATCAACTCTGATAAACGAAACACAAAAGAAGCAAATTTTGGGCGAACTTTATCTATTTTTAAATGACAATAGCTACTTAAAGACAATCAACTAA